A region of Alteromonadaceae bacterium 2753L.S.0a.02 DNA encodes the following proteins:
- a CDS encoding hydrogenase maturation protein HypF, with protein MELNYPDSVKATQTRRYRICGIVQGVGFRPFVNRLARKYNAHGWVLNDSEGVLLEVQAEDSVLDLFIDELVSQPPPLAHIVDVKQVSATEVPPLYEGFEIRKSVDMNRTDTIIPPDTGVCEDCLGELRDPHNFRYQYAFINCTNCGPRYSLIQGMPYDRPQTTMRSFHMCEKCQSEYDDIDDRRYHAQPNACPSCGPSLELTDRDGTQIKTDDVIRYTIERLKEGAVCAIKSVGGFHLAVDATNTEAVNKLRKRKKRDSKPFAVMLADCDAASEWAFITPEEQALLESMQRPIVLLKRRSRAELEAVAPRNPDLGVMLPSAPLHYLLLSDPKLPMLVMTSGNASGHPIAYENRVALEQLNNIADYFLFNDRDIQTRVDDSVIRVIDLGDTEKPIYSFLRRSRGYAPFPIHLPYSIDPTLALGAELKTTISVGKANQVFMSQHVGDLKNDTTFQSHHDGVQHLEKLLSVEPERIACDLHPNFRSTRAALQNSEKHVVQVQHHHAHMVSCMAENGLSGKTLGVIFDGTGYGLDGTIWGGEFLVGDSRQFTRVGHLKPLYLLGGDSAVKDPIRVAVSLLCETFGNEAFYVELPSLKNLATERREVFIKMALGKINAIPTTSMGRFFDGISALMGVCEKVEYEAQAPIELEALLQRNYYTTEPLDYAIEENNGIFEINYQPLVKQLVGLLQNPKADLALLSRRFHSTVVDLIGAMCIKLANANSCENIVLSGGVFCNSFLLKNAYTHLKSLGLKPYIHRVIPSNDGGISLGQVVVAAHAE; from the coding sequence ATGGAGCTGAACTACCCAGACTCTGTTAAAGCCACCCAAACACGACGATACCGCATTTGCGGTATCGTTCAAGGTGTTGGCTTTCGACCTTTTGTCAACCGCCTGGCCCGAAAATACAATGCCCACGGCTGGGTGTTAAACGACTCTGAGGGTGTACTTCTTGAGGTACAGGCTGAAGACAGCGTTCTAGATTTGTTTATCGATGAACTGGTATCGCAGCCGCCACCTCTGGCCCATATCGTTGACGTTAAACAGGTGAGCGCGACTGAGGTGCCACCGCTTTATGAGGGCTTTGAAATTCGTAAAAGTGTCGATATGAATCGCACTGATACCATTATTCCTCCGGATACAGGCGTGTGTGAAGATTGCCTCGGTGAACTCCGTGACCCTCATAATTTTCGGTATCAATACGCTTTTATTAATTGCACCAATTGCGGCCCCAGATATTCTTTAATTCAGGGCATGCCCTATGACAGACCTCAGACAACCATGCGGTCGTTTCACATGTGCGAAAAATGCCAGTCTGAGTACGATGACATTGACGATCGCCGCTATCATGCGCAACCCAACGCTTGCCCAAGTTGTGGGCCCAGCCTCGAGTTGACCGATCGCGACGGAACCCAGATTAAAACAGACGACGTTATTCGTTATACGATTGAACGTTTAAAAGAAGGCGCTGTTTGTGCCATTAAAAGTGTCGGTGGTTTTCATTTGGCTGTTGATGCTACAAACACCGAAGCTGTCAATAAACTCAGAAAGCGAAAAAAACGCGATTCCAAACCCTTTGCGGTAATGCTGGCCGATTGTGATGCGGCTTCTGAGTGGGCTTTTATTACACCGGAGGAGCAAGCGCTTCTCGAAAGTATGCAACGACCAATTGTGCTATTAAAGCGCCGCTCCAGAGCAGAATTGGAGGCTGTGGCGCCGCGAAATCCCGATTTGGGTGTGATGTTGCCTTCTGCGCCTTTACATTACCTGTTGTTGAGTGATCCAAAACTACCCATGTTGGTAATGACCAGCGGTAATGCATCTGGTCATCCCATTGCCTATGAGAATCGTGTTGCTCTCGAGCAATTAAATAATATCGCAGATTACTTCCTATTTAACGATCGAGATATTCAGACACGGGTAGATGATTCGGTGATTCGCGTTATTGATCTCGGCGATACGGAAAAACCGATTTACAGCTTTTTACGGCGTTCACGGGGTTATGCACCTTTTCCCATTCATTTGCCGTATTCCATCGACCCGACCTTAGCGCTTGGTGCGGAACTGAAAACCACGATCAGTGTTGGCAAGGCCAACCAGGTGTTTATGAGTCAGCATGTGGGCGATTTGAAAAACGATACCACGTTTCAATCGCATCACGACGGCGTGCAACATCTGGAGAAATTGTTGTCTGTCGAACCGGAAAGAATCGCATGCGATCTGCACCCCAATTTCCGTTCCACTCGAGCTGCATTGCAGAACAGTGAGAAGCACGTTGTTCAGGTTCAGCACCATCACGCCCATATGGTTTCGTGCATGGCCGAAAACGGTCTCTCAGGAAAAACCTTGGGAGTTATATTCGATGGTACCGGTTATGGCCTCGATGGAACAATTTGGGGAGGAGAATTTCTCGTTGGTGATAGCCGCCAATTCACGCGGGTAGGGCACTTAAAACCGCTCTATTTATTGGGTGGCGACAGCGCGGTAAAAGATCCTATTCGGGTAGCAGTGTCTTTGCTTTGTGAGACCTTCGGTAACGAGGCTTTTTATGTGGAGTTACCTTCTCTTAAAAATCTCGCAACTGAAAGGCGCGAAGTTTTCATAAAAATGGCGCTTGGTAAAATTAATGCAATTCCCACAACCAGTATGGGGCGTTTTTTTGATGGCATTTCGGCGCTTATGGGTGTTTGCGAGAAGGTTGAATATGAGGCTCAGGCTCCGATTGAGTTAGAGGCTTTGTTGCAGCGTAACTACTACACCACTGAACCTCTGGATTATGCGATTGAAGAAAACAACGGCATTTTCGAAATAAACTACCAGCCACTCGTTAAACAGTTGGTAGGCCTACTGCAGAACCCAAAAGCAGATCTCGCCCTACTGAGTCGCCGTTTCCACTCGACTGTCGTAGATTTGATTGGCGCTATGTGTATTAAATTGGCGAATGCAAACTCTTGCGAAAATATCGTATTAAGCGGTGGTGTGTTTTGTAATAGCTTTTTATTAAAAAATGCTTACACCCACTTAAAATCTCTGGGTCTCAAACCCTATATACATCGCGTTATTCCATCTAATGATGGCGGTATTTCGTTGGGGCAGGTGGTTGTCGCGGCTCACGCAGAATAA
- a CDS encoding hydrogenase expression/formation protein HypE: MSQITQETVVLDHGTGAKLSRELVELIAKTLDDTYLGAMEDSAVLELSRNTIAFTTDSFVVTPLIFGNGDIGKIAVCGTVNDLAVSGARPLYLTLSLIIEDGMPINDLLTVIKSIRDTARQANIKIVAGDTKVVGKGEADILFINTAGVGVFERPPVSIQNVRPGQKIILSGYIGNHSIHLLSMREGLGFERNVLSDCAPLNHMINSLFEKIPGDKIASMRDVTRGGLSAVLHEHASAVHGKIRFYQENLPIQAEADMAADMLGINVINLANEGCLCLFVDADVADEVLALLQKDPLGEKAAIIGEVVDAVKPQVVMVSSDGSEQIVEELHGAELPRLC, translated from the coding sequence ATGAGCCAGATAACACAAGAAACTGTTGTATTAGACCATGGTACCGGAGCGAAGCTGAGCCGTGAACTCGTCGAGCTTATTGCCAAAACCTTGGACGATACCTACCTGGGGGCTATGGAAGATAGCGCTGTATTGGAATTGTCACGTAATACAATTGCTTTTACCACCGACTCCTTCGTGGTTACACCCTTAATCTTTGGTAATGGTGATATCGGTAAAATCGCGGTTTGCGGTACGGTAAATGACCTTGCCGTAAGTGGCGCCCGTCCGCTTTATCTCACTTTAAGTCTGATTATTGAAGACGGTATGCCAATTAATGATTTGTTAACGGTTATCAAATCTATTCGTGACACTGCTCGACAAGCCAATATAAAAATCGTTGCCGGCGATACAAAAGTGGTTGGCAAGGGTGAGGCTGATATTCTCTTCATAAACACTGCGGGCGTGGGTGTTTTCGAAAGGCCGCCCGTGTCCATCCAGAATGTCCGCCCAGGGCAAAAAATAATTTTGAGCGGTTACATTGGTAATCATTCTATTCATCTGCTTTCCATGCGTGAGGGTCTTGGTTTTGAGCGCAATGTGCTGAGTGACTGTGCGCCACTTAATCACATGATTAATAGCTTATTTGAAAAAATTCCAGGAGACAAAATTGCCTCAATGCGCGATGTAACACGCGGTGGCTTAAGTGCAGTACTCCACGAGCACGCCAGTGCGGTTCATGGAAAAATACGTTTTTACCAGGAAAACCTGCCCATACAAGCCGAAGCGGATATGGCCGCGGACATGTTGGGCATTAACGTTATTAATCTGGCGAACGAAGGTTGTTTATGTTTGTTCGTTGACGCCGACGTTGCAGATGAAGTATTAGCACTTCTTCAGAAAGACCCGCTGGGCGAGAAAGCCGCGATAATCGGTGAAGTTGTCGATGCTGTTAAGCCTCAAGTGGTGATGGTGTCTTCCGACGGCAGCGAACAAATTGTGGAGGAGCTTCATGGAGCTGAACTACCCAGACTCTGTTAA
- a CDS encoding nicotinamidase-related amidase, with the protein MPKVAVLTNDLQHEFSYKITKDANELNRLLSEFNSFLDGVREAGQLVVHLRLIHDPNDPAVQRRYAGRAIPGLAENEGNDIMPEVRHPDDLVLVKGRDSGFYETELDETLTKLGVETVVVTGLQTHVCVQTTAADAFFRGYKIWVPNDCVFSPKEEDTTRALDWMANYCATVSSSAEILKLLKETGDLPSKQEQQQAREEAIA; encoded by the coding sequence ATGCCAAAAGTTGCTGTGCTTACCAATGATCTCCAACACGAGTTTAGTTATAAAATTACCAAAGACGCTAACGAGCTAAACCGTTTGCTGTCTGAATTCAACAGCTTCCTGGATGGCGTTCGTGAAGCTGGCCAACTTGTTGTTCACTTGCGGCTCATACACGACCCGAATGACCCAGCAGTTCAGCGTCGCTATGCCGGTCGCGCTATACCTGGTCTGGCGGAAAACGAAGGTAACGACATTATGCCGGAAGTGCGTCACCCAGACGATTTGGTGCTTGTGAAGGGCCGTGACAGTGGTTTTTATGAAACCGAATTGGATGAAACCCTGACTAAGCTTGGCGTTGAGACTGTTGTTGTTACCGGGTTACAAACCCATGTGTGTGTACAGACTACAGCCGCAGATGCATTTTTCCGTGGTTACAAAATTTGGGTTCCCAATGATTGTGTTTTCTCTCCAAAAGAAGAAGATACCACTCGTGCATTGGATTGGATGGCCAATTACTGTGCAACAGTTTCATCCTCTGCGGAAATATTAAAACTGCTGAAAGAAACCGGTGATTTGCCAAGCAAGCAAGAGCAACAACAAGCAAGAGAAGAAGCAATCGCATGA
- a CDS encoding RND family efflux transporter MFP subunit, which translates to MGYKYILPGAIVLVGVLSITLLLVAKPKPQAAPQSNIETRIKVRVSPAKEESLRIGVRTFGSVAPKHEIDLIAQVSGQIVTSKPNFVVGGFFNKSEPLIGIDKRDYQVSLLKARARRASALQLLAEEKGRSSQAKHEWRDLGDENANALFLRKPQLAAAQANLDSAQADVMKAELDLERTQITVPFSGQIKEIHADLGQFVSVGDLIATVYDSSSVEVRVPLTEKQAALVELPINTPHVNQPSQNTKFATVTIKGSIAGIKNQWHGTLTRVDPFIDASTRMYNAIVEVENTANTLPLLPGLFVEAEINGKTLNNIMVLPREALYQNEKIFTLDSANKISVRRVEVVHSTDTQAWVRLNGAGLPDNTGLPNNTGLPENIVVMLEKQNITKPGSIVDPVPFVDSKEYAYERNR; encoded by the coding sequence ATGGGGTATAAATACATTTTACCCGGAGCTATTGTCTTGGTCGGCGTTTTGTCGATAACGCTGCTCTTAGTTGCCAAACCTAAACCGCAGGCCGCACCCCAGTCAAACATTGAAACCCGTATTAAAGTACGGGTAAGCCCAGCTAAGGAGGAATCACTCAGAATAGGCGTTCGCACTTTTGGTAGCGTTGCACCAAAACATGAAATTGACCTTATTGCGCAAGTATCCGGGCAAATAGTCACGAGCAAGCCCAATTTTGTTGTTGGCGGTTTTTTTAATAAATCTGAACCGCTAATTGGTATAGACAAGCGCGATTACCAAGTATCTTTGCTGAAAGCGAGAGCACGTCGGGCGTCAGCGCTTCAATTACTGGCCGAAGAAAAAGGACGAAGTAGTCAAGCCAAGCATGAATGGCGCGATCTCGGGGATGAAAACGCAAACGCGTTGTTTTTACGCAAGCCGCAACTTGCCGCGGCTCAAGCCAATCTTGACTCAGCACAAGCTGATGTGATGAAGGCTGAACTGGATCTGGAGCGAACTCAAATCACCGTGCCATTTAGCGGACAAATAAAAGAGATTCACGCCGACCTCGGCCAATTTGTATCCGTAGGCGACCTTATCGCAACGGTGTACGACTCCAGTTCAGTTGAAGTACGGGTACCCTTAACAGAAAAACAGGCGGCACTTGTAGAATTGCCGATCAACACCCCTCATGTAAATCAGCCTTCGCAGAACACAAAATTTGCTACGGTCACTATTAAAGGAAGTATTGCCGGCATCAAAAACCAATGGCATGGCACACTCACGCGAGTAGATCCGTTTATCGATGCTTCAACACGTATGTATAACGCAATAGTGGAAGTGGAGAACACGGCAAATACGCTTCCCCTGCTCCCGGGTCTGTTTGTTGAAGCAGAAATAAACGGCAAGACGCTCAACAATATAATGGTGCTACCCCGCGAAGCGCTTTATCAAAATGAAAAAATCTTCACGCTCGACAGTGCTAACAAAATCTCTGTACGCCGCGTTGAAGTTGTACATAGCACAGACACCCAGGCATGGGTACGCTTAAACGGCGCAGGTTTACCCGACAACACAGGTTTACCCAATAATACAGGTTTACCTGAAAATATTGTTGTTATGTTGGAAAAACAAAATATCACTAAGCCCGGCTCCATCGTCGACCCAGTTCCCTTTGTAGACAGCAAGGAATATGCTTATGAACGGAATCGTTAA
- a CDS encoding multidrug efflux pump subunit AcrB produces the protein MNGIVNWFVHNPIAANLLMLAMLIGGYIGYQDVKKEMFPTYMGNRIDVAMEYPGASASEVEQQIVVRIEEAIADLPGIFQISSESRQGFALVGIDVIEGFDVRDLLSDIKSRVDAINTFPASAERAIIKQQVQRQFLMWIALFGDADHRTLKDLAYRIRDEMSVLQGVSDVVITGLKHDELSIEISEANLQRYNLSFNEVATAIRHSSLNVPAGTLRSKNGDIHIQTRAQAYDHSDFSKIVVRSQKNGAQLLLGDIASIKDGFSEDNIDFSMNGKPGLNMRVNISDDPLLFEGTKNARKYIKEIQKHLPPGVKLKINLESKNIFDSRFNLLKNNAIGGLILVYIILMLFLRPMLAFWVVSGIATTFAGAIWLLPYLDVSINMLSMFAFIMVLGIIVDDAIIVGESVYRQQKSGNPENSRENGQHGKTGELGKTGKYGKHAASAGTQTVVRPISLAVISTIVFFLPMILVPSTVLLYTSSIFYVVMLCLIFSLTESLFILPSHLSHMKAEQPSKHALLKTLGKSRRFFAQKMEDFSNNTYRAVLERVLQHKTSIFLAFFVIFTTLLTLVAAGWISFSMFPSVPMPQVVVQVSYAEGTSFASTHKTAQHILDQVNATSINTQLLRKNDNKPFIREINRELNGTSISVFVGLTADEQRKVSADEVAEVLRHGIGALPEAQSYSLNSSQIAGGPEITLNLNMHDNSRDIQKVAVKDVVNTLASYPGVRNVRSNLDSERNEIEIELKPFAETLGVSISEIAQQIRYGFYGVEVQRIPRAKEDVKVMLRYTAQERASLNTLETLRVRTSDGREIPISELANIKRVPGPSVIRRVDRKRNIQITAEVSDSHDANKIVSTMLDENLAQWQRTYAGFNLSTDDTLRTQADFLPTMMWNFVKMALLVWALFAISFRSLFQPCLVLLALPFGFVGAVLGHMLWGMNFSMFSIFGLLACCGVVVNDNLVLITRINQLRKQGLQSLDAVLQAGVDRFRPIVLTSATTFVGLMPIMFERSLQAKFLKPMVVSLSCGVSFATLAALFLVPCCYYGGYRFKSRFTEYFISLKRKRKSVSESLSP, from the coding sequence ATGAACGGAATCGTTAACTGGTTCGTCCATAATCCCATTGCTGCAAACTTGCTGATGCTTGCCATGCTGATTGGTGGCTACATCGGCTACCAAGACGTAAAAAAAGAAATGTTTCCCACTTATATGGGAAATCGTATAGATGTTGCTATGGAATACCCCGGTGCTTCGGCAAGCGAAGTCGAGCAACAAATTGTCGTACGTATTGAAGAGGCCATTGCCGATTTGCCCGGTATATTTCAAATTAGCTCTGAATCCAGGCAGGGCTTCGCGCTAGTGGGTATTGATGTTATCGAAGGCTTTGATGTTCGCGATTTACTCAGCGACATTAAAAGCCGGGTGGATGCCATTAACACCTTCCCGGCCTCTGCCGAACGAGCCATTATTAAACAACAGGTACAGCGCCAGTTTTTGATGTGGATAGCGCTCTTTGGCGACGCAGACCATCGCACCTTAAAGGATCTTGCCTACCGGATACGCGATGAAATGTCTGTGTTACAAGGGGTTTCTGATGTTGTGATTACCGGCCTGAAACACGATGAACTGAGTATTGAAATAAGTGAGGCCAACCTACAGCGTTACAACTTGAGTTTTAACGAGGTGGCAACGGCGATACGTCATTCGTCACTCAATGTACCCGCCGGTACGCTTAGATCCAAAAATGGTGATATACACATTCAAACACGCGCCCAGGCTTACGACCATAGCGATTTTTCAAAAATAGTCGTACGCAGTCAAAAAAACGGCGCGCAGCTGCTGTTGGGTGATATTGCGAGCATAAAAGACGGTTTTTCTGAAGACAATATCGATTTTTCCATGAACGGAAAACCGGGCTTAAATATGCGGGTTAACATCAGTGATGATCCACTTTTGTTCGAAGGAACCAAAAACGCCAGAAAATACATAAAGGAGATACAAAAACACCTTCCGCCTGGGGTGAAACTCAAAATCAATTTGGAATCCAAAAATATCTTTGATAGTCGATTTAACCTGCTGAAAAACAACGCCATCGGTGGCTTGATACTCGTGTATATCATCTTAATGCTGTTTTTGCGACCGATGCTGGCGTTTTGGGTGGTATCAGGTATCGCCACCACCTTTGCCGGCGCAATTTGGCTACTCCCCTACCTTGATGTATCGATAAATATGCTCTCCATGTTTGCTTTTATTATGGTGTTGGGCATTATTGTGGATGATGCAATTATTGTCGGCGAAAGTGTGTACCGCCAACAGAAATCCGGGAACCCTGAAAACTCTAGAGAGAATGGCCAGCATGGAAAAACTGGAGAGCTTGGAAAAACTGGAAAGTACGGAAAGCACGCAGCCAGTGCCGGCACGCAAACCGTTGTAAGGCCAATAAGCCTGGCAGTCATCAGTACCATTGTGTTTTTCTTACCGATGATACTTGTACCCTCTACGGTATTGCTTTACACCAGCTCTATATTCTACGTGGTTATGTTGTGCCTGATTTTTTCGCTCACCGAATCCTTGTTTATACTGCCGTCTCATTTGTCTCACATGAAAGCGGAACAGCCCAGTAAACACGCCCTGCTAAAAACACTGGGAAAAAGCCGTCGTTTTTTCGCACAAAAAATGGAGGATTTTTCCAATAATACTTACCGGGCGGTATTGGAACGTGTGCTACAGCATAAAACCAGCATTTTTCTGGCGTTCTTTGTTATTTTCACAACGCTACTCACCCTTGTTGCGGCTGGCTGGATCTCATTCAGTATGTTTCCAAGCGTACCCATGCCACAAGTTGTGGTACAGGTAAGCTATGCAGAAGGAACATCGTTCGCAAGCACTCATAAAACGGCGCAGCATATTCTCGACCAAGTTAATGCGACCAGCATAAACACACAATTACTCCGTAAAAATGATAACAAACCTTTTATCAGGGAAATAAACCGTGAACTTAACGGCACCTCAATAAGCGTTTTTGTGGGCTTAACCGCCGATGAACAACGAAAAGTATCCGCCGATGAAGTGGCGGAAGTATTGCGACACGGTATTGGCGCTTTACCCGAAGCGCAAAGCTATTCACTAAATTCGTCACAAATTGCAGGCGGGCCAGAGATCACTTTAAATCTCAACATGCACGACAACAGTCGAGATATACAAAAGGTAGCGGTAAAAGATGTGGTCAACACACTTGCCAGCTACCCTGGTGTAAGAAACGTGCGCAGCAATCTGGATTCAGAACGCAATGAAATTGAAATCGAACTAAAACCTTTCGCAGAAACCCTGGGCGTAAGCATAAGTGAAATCGCCCAGCAGATTCGCTATGGCTTTTATGGCGTTGAGGTGCAACGCATCCCCCGTGCCAAAGAAGATGTAAAAGTGATGCTGCGTTACACGGCGCAGGAACGTGCCAGCTTAAACACGCTGGAAACACTCCGTGTTCGCACAAGCGATGGCCGGGAAATTCCAATCAGTGAACTTGCAAATATTAAACGGGTTCCCGGCCCCAGCGTTATTCGCCGGGTCGATCGAAAACGTAACATTCAAATTACTGCAGAAGTTAGCGATAGCCATGACGCCAACAAGATTGTAAGCACAATGCTCGACGAAAATCTGGCGCAATGGCAACGAACTTACGCAGGTTTTAATCTCTCCACCGATGACACCCTGCGCACCCAGGCAGACTTTCTCCCCACCATGATGTGGAACTTTGTGAAAATGGCGCTGTTGGTTTGGGCGCTATTCGCTATAAGCTTTCGCTCGCTGTTTCAACCTTGCCTGGTACTGCTCGCCCTGCCCTTCGGTTTTGTAGGCGCGGTTCTCGGCCATATGCTGTGGGGTATGAATTTTAGTATGTTTTCAATTTTCGGCTTATTGGCCTGCTGCGGCGTTGTGGTTAACGATAACCTGGTTCTAATCACACGCATTAATCAGCTACGCAAGCAGGGTTTGCAAAGCTTGGATGCGGTGCTCCAGGCGGGTGTCGATCGATTCCGGCCAATCGTGCTCACTTCCGCAACAACCTTTGTCGGCCTAATGCCGATAATGTTCGAACGCAGCCTACAGGCCAAATTTCTGAAACCCATGGTTGTGTCGCTTTCCTGCGGAGTAAGCTTTGCCACCTTGGCCGCGTTATTTCTGGTTCCCTGTTGTTATTATGGAGGCTATCGTTTTAAAAGCCGATTTACCGAATACTTTATTTCACTGAAAAGGAAGCGGAAATCTGTATCGGAGTCTTTATCACCCTAG
- a CDS encoding thiol peroxidase (atypical 2-Cys peroxiredoxin) has protein sequence MSTVTLKGNPIETVGELPAVASKAPEFVLVKNDLSEIRLEDYRGKKVVLNIFPSVDTGTCAMSVRTFNQKAAELENTQVLCIAIDLPFAMARFCGAEGIENVTTASGFRSSFGKDYGVTFSTGPLAGLYSRSVVVLDENGEVLYTEQVAETTEEPDYESALAAL, from the coding sequence ATGAGCACCGTCACCCTAAAAGGTAACCCTATCGAAACCGTCGGCGAACTTCCCGCCGTTGCCAGCAAAGCGCCAGAGTTTGTATTGGTGAAAAACGATCTCTCCGAAATCAGGCTCGAAGATTACCGCGGCAAAAAAGTGGTACTGAACATCTTCCCCTCCGTGGATACCGGCACCTGCGCTATGTCGGTAAGAACCTTTAATCAAAAAGCCGCCGAATTGGAAAATACCCAGGTCCTATGCATTGCCATCGACCTGCCCTTTGCCATGGCGAGATTCTGCGGCGCCGAAGGCATCGAAAACGTGACCACCGCCTCTGGGTTTCGCTCCAGCTTCGGCAAAGACTACGGGGTAACATTCAGCACTGGCCCCCTCGCCGGGCTCTACTCCCGCAGCGTGGTGGTATTGGATGAAAACGGCGAAGTCTTGTACACCGAACAAGTGGCCGAAACCACCGAAGAGCCAGACTACGAGTCGGCATTGGCGGCGTTATAG
- a CDS encoding phosphopantetheine binding protein, which produces MYNNFIAQLVFDSIREVSDFASEMLNPSVNDAFLEKDFVDIGINSIDYNHILAILTDKLNIDFPPDRFLTSPNIGQCVNTIAHLYAESKQH; this is translated from the coding sequence ATGTATAACAACTTTATAGCCCAGCTGGTTTTCGACTCCATTCGAGAAGTGTCTGATTTCGCCAGTGAAATGTTAAACCCCTCCGTTAACGACGCTTTTCTTGAAAAAGATTTTGTCGATATCGGTATTAATTCCATTGACTACAACCACATATTGGCAATTCTGACAGATAAGCTGAACATTGATTTCCCGCCAGATCGATTTTTAACCTCGCCCAACATAGGCCAGTGTGTAAACACCATCGCCCACTTATACGCGGAAAGTAAACAGCATTGA
- a CDS encoding Endonuclease/Exonuclease/phosphatase family protein, which translates to MFCFAFWNLENLFAPENFPKREPRIASAINSSLRGWSEALFAQKIQQLSKVILAMNNARGPDVLGVCEVENRFVLETLVEVLNAASGRVYDIVHADAEADKRGIDTAFIFDSQVFSIVPNSIFSHIVIRRTGTRDITQVTFRSNSAGKDVVALANHWPSRSGSSVEETAGFRAVAGETLAYWHMRIREELGDDIAIIAMGDFNDDPWNASIQRNANAVREQGDVERSRSAKFYNLAWQYLGKQCEDHRGELRNIDGSLYYSGNGNVFDQLLVNRSLLKGEGGYVVDVPSADIFTFSEMVDHRVGNGPRRFGLPDGNVEKNIDETGFSDHFPVSVMLDSVNN; encoded by the coding sequence ATGTTCTGTTTTGCCTTTTGGAATCTTGAAAACCTGTTTGCTCCTGAAAATTTCCCGAAACGTGAGCCCCGAATCGCCAGCGCGATTAATTCGTCGTTGCGGGGTTGGTCGGAGGCGCTTTTTGCGCAAAAAATTCAGCAGTTGTCTAAAGTGATTTTGGCAATGAACAATGCGCGTGGACCGGATGTGTTGGGTGTGTGCGAGGTGGAAAATCGCTTTGTGCTGGAAACTTTGGTGGAAGTGCTAAACGCGGCTTCGGGCCGAGTTTACGATATTGTGCACGCCGACGCCGAAGCGGATAAACGGGGCATTGATACCGCCTTTATTTTCGACAGTCAGGTATTTTCCATTGTTCCCAATTCTATTTTCAGCCATATCGTGATTCGCAGAACCGGAACGCGGGATATTACACAGGTTACCTTTCGTTCGAATTCGGCAGGCAAAGACGTTGTCGCCCTGGCAAATCACTGGCCGTCGCGCAGTGGCAGTTCTGTCGAGGAAACCGCGGGTTTTCGGGCCGTGGCCGGTGAAACGCTGGCCTATTGGCACATGCGAATTCGCGAGGAATTGGGGGATGACATTGCCATTATCGCCATGGGTGATTTTAACGATGACCCCTGGAATGCGTCCATTCAACGCAATGCTAATGCGGTGCGGGAGCAGGGTGATGTGGAACGCAGCCGGTCTGCAAAGTTTTACAATCTCGCCTGGCAGTACCTGGGTAAACAATGCGAAGACCATCGCGGCGAGCTTCGCAATATTGATGGCAGCTTGTATTACAGTGGTAACGGCAATGTGTTTGATCAACTCCTGGTAAATCGTTCGTTGCTGAAAGGCGAAGGGGGTTACGTAGTGGATGTACCCAGCGCCGATATTTTTACATTCAGCGAAATGGTCGATCACCGTGTGGGAAATGGCCCGCGACGATTTGGCCTGCCCGATGGCAATGTTGAAAAAAATATTGATGAAACCGGTTTTAGTGATCACTTTCCGGTAAGTGTGATGCTGGATTCTGTAAATAATTAA